A region from the Rosa rugosa chromosome 6, drRosRugo1.1, whole genome shotgun sequence genome encodes:
- the LOC133714184 gene encoding TMV resistance protein N-like isoform X1, which produces MAASSSSASVGRWNYDVFISFRGDDTRKNFVGHLYKALRQKAINTFIDSDELRTGNDPSELLEAIADSRLSVVVFSKHYASSKWCLKELVKIVECMKTMKQIVVPVFYELDASDIRKPKASFEQAFAEHTHVEEVQRWKSALVEASNLSGWDSINYEDDAKLIEKIVGDISKRLIRVSSSKDNVLVGMDKHIAEIDVLLCLGVDDVRGIGIFGMSGIGKTTIARAVYDEITCQFEHYCFLENVKDGFKNKGAVRMQEELLSRILKKKVCTLGNLNTGFKMVMERLNKKRVLLVLDDVENFAQIEALLGKQCSFGGGSRIIITTRDMQSLSGVQERYSPKFLSDDEDLELFMQYAFRSHQPAGEYDSLSRRAIEYAQGLPLALKVLGAFLDSKSECEWEDELEKLKKIPHIEIQGVLRTSFDGLDPLQKDIFLDIACFFRGMDKGYVTKVLESCGFYPHSGLRVLLDRALITISDDNRLEMHDLLQEIGWEIVRRQSIKEPGKRTRLWVFEDVNHVFTQNTATDAVEGIMLDLSRSKEVYLNSEAFVKMTRLRLLRIISDNHSPQDLCHPSDVCQQHLSGNFRFLSNELRILHWHGFPSKSLPSNFEPTNLVELDMHSSHIEQLWEGIKPLKKLTIINLSHSQYLKKIPDFTEATNMKKLILDGCSSLLEVHPSISALKNLVVMSLKGCKAVKNLPDSIYMKSLKTLDLSGCSNLKMFPEISGIMDDLSELYLNETAIEELPSSIEQLQGLVLLNMADCRSLVCLPDNICNLAYLTNLALSGCSKLNRLPENLGNLESLMVLEIERSGIKELPFSILHVNKLKRLSCDGCKEMMAPLSSWSSSIKGYYTYSGMLHLDLSDCNLMVLSDGIAHLSSLRTLELRRNNLESLPAAMNRLRCLSHLELEACKKLKSIPELSSSISYIDAHDCTALETVSTPKPRSSTNLCFTFSNCLQLIQTNLFRDIVETHSHYQGSYLRPLSFSMSLPGSEIPHWFNHQSKGFSVTVQLPQNWFDDKFLGFAICGVSNFKGAHNDASDLSAVCFCTFKGNHGEYKFSFHLLDWGFRTNRYLQSDHMFMGYVPWSQYRFSDEGKQGNERYYTEVTFEIVVENGVYAHDDYRTVIRRHCITSCGVRLFHGNYMGLQNLSITQPNSHHDGCEIPLDTVRKRKRDIAGVTLQWEWPPAEEVFTEQEQEGSPSREGSLAGEGSSAGKRSSAGEGVPSILTAVATVESGANERDGPTIPNRTNRRRRTNLRNSATWIRDTNQLIDDGHAWRKYGQKEILGSRYPRNYYRCTYRMDQGCMATKHVQRISDEPVLYRTTYRGNHTCRPVSSIQDIEEFYFAY; this is translated from the exons ATGGccgcttcttcttcctctgcatctGTCGGTCGTTGGAACTACGATGTCTTCATCAGTTTTAGAGGCGATGACACTCGCAAGAACTTTGTCGGCCATCTCTACAAAGCTCTCCGTCAGAAAGCAATCAACACCTTCATCGATTCCGACGAGCTTCGAACAGGAAACGACCCTTCAGAGCTTCTGGAAGCCATCGCCGACTCGAGGCTTTCCGTTGTGGTGTTCTCCAAACACTATGCTTCTTCCAAGTGGTGCCTCAAAGAGCTGGTCAAGATCGTGGAGTGCATGAAAACGATGAAGCAAATTGTGGTGCCCGTTTTCTACGAACTTGATGCTTCTGATATTCGGAAACCCAAAGCGAGTTTTGAGCAAGCTTTTGCTGAACATACGCATGTGGAAGAGGTGCAGAGGTGGAAGTCTGCTCTAGTTGAGGCCTCCAATTTATCTGGCTGGGATTCAATAAATTATGA GGATGACGCCAAGCTTATTGAGAAAATAGTCGGTGATATTTCTAAAAGATTGATCCGCGTCTCATCCAGTAAAGACAATGTTTTGGTTGGAATGGATAAACACATTGCAGAAATAGATGTACTATTGTGTCTTGGGGTGGATGATGTTCGTGGTATTGGAATATTCGGAATGTCTGGTATAGGTAAAACAACCATAGCTCGAGCTGTTTATGATGAAATCACTTGTCAGTTTGAACACTATTGCTTTCTTGAAAATGTCAAAGATGGTTTCAAGAATAAAGGTGCGGTACGTATGCAGGAAGAACTTCTATCTAGAATCCTGAAGAAAAAGGTGTGTACCTTAGGTAATTTGAATACAGGCTTCAAGATGGTTATGGAAAGGCTGAATAAGAAAAGAGTTTTGCTTGTGCTTGATGATGTGGAAAATTTTGCCCAAATTGAAGCCTTACTCGGAAAGCAATGTTCATTTGGTGGTGGAAGTAGAATAATTATAACAACTAGAGATATGCAATCACTAAGTGGAGTGCAGGAGAGATATAGTCCCAAATTTTTAAGTGATGATGAAGATCTTGAGCTTTTTATGCAGTATGCCTTCAGATCACACCAACCTGCGGGAGAGTACGATTCTCTCTCAAGGCGTGCCATAGAATATGCTCAAGGTCTGCCTTTAGCACTTAAAGTCTTGGGGGCTTTTCTTGATAGCAAAAGTGAATGCGAGTGGGAAGATGAGCtagaaaaattaaagaaaatccCACACATAGAAATTCAGGGTGTGCTTAGAACAAGCTTTGATGGACTAGATCCTTTACAAAAAGATATATTTCTAGATATTGCATGCTTCTTCAGAGGAATGGACAAAGGATATGTAACAAAAGTTCTGGAAAGTTGTGGCTTTTACCCCCATAGTGGATTACGAGTACTACTCGATAGAGCTCTCATCACGATCTCAGATGACAATAGGCTCGAAATGCATGATTTACTACAAGAAATAGGTTGGGAAATCGTCCGACGACAATCAATTAAAGAACCTGGGAAGCGCACTAGGTTGTGGGTTTTTGAAGATGTCAATCATGTGTTCACTCAAAATACG GCTACAGATGCAGTTGAGGGCATAATGCTTGACTTGTCAAGATCTAAAGAGGTATACTTAAATTCTGAAGCTTTTGTTAAGATGACGAGGCTGAGACTGCTAAGAATTATCAGTGATAACCATTCACCTCAGGATTTATGTCATCCAAGTGATGTCTGTCAACAACATCTGAGTGGGAACTTCAGGTTTCTTTCTAATGAGTTGAGGATTCTCCACTGGCATGGATTCCCCTCAAAGTCTTTGCCGTCCAATTTTGAACCGACGAATCTTGTTGAACTTGACATGCATTCTAGTCACATTGAACAACTGTGGGAAGGAATCAAG CCTCTGAAAAAGTTGACAATTATTAATCTAAGTCACTCTCAATACCTTAAGAAAATCCCCGACTTCACTGAGGCGACAAATATGAAGAAACTAATTCTTGATGGTTGTTCAAGTTTATTGGAGGTTCATCCGTCAATTTCAGCTCTTAAAAACCTTGTTGTCATGAGTCTAAAAGGGTGCAAAGCAGTTAAGAATCTTCCGGATAGCATTTACATGAAATCTCTTAAAACCCTTGATCTTTCTGGCTGCTCAAATCTTAAGATGTTTCCAGAGATCTCAGGAATTATGGATGACCTATCGGAGCTTTATTTAAATGAGACTGCAATTGAAGAACTACCGTCATCGATTGAACAGCTTCAGGGGCTAGTGTTATTGAATATGGCAGACTGCAGAAGCCTTGTCTGTCTTCCAGACAATATCTGTAATTTGGCATACCTTACAAATCTCGCTCTCTCTGGGTGCTCAAAACTTAATCGTTTGCCTGAGAACTTGGGGAATTTAGAATCCTTGATGGTCCTTGAAATAGAAAGAAGTGGTATAAAAGAACTCCCTTTTTCGATCTTACATGTGAATAAGCTCAAAAGATTATCATGTGATGGATGTAAAGAAATGATGGCACCCCTTTCATCATGGTCATCATCAATCAAAGGATATTATACTTACTCTGGTATGCTACATCTTGATTTAAGTGACTGCAATCTGATGGTATTATCAGATGGTATTGCTCATTTGTCCTCATTAAGAACGTTAGAGCTGCGCAGAAACAACTTGGAGAGCTTACCTGCAGCAATGAATCGACTTCGTTGTTTATCACATCTTGAATTAGAAGCGTGCAAGAAACTGAAATCAATACCTGAGCTTTCATCAAGTATTAGTTACATAGATGCACATGATTGCACAGCTTTGGAAACAGTTTCAACACCAAAGCCTCGCTCTTCTACAAATCTCTGCTTCACATTTTCAAATTGTCTCCAGCTGATACAAACAAATCTATTCAGGGATATTGTGGAAACTCATTCACATTATCag ggTAGCTATCTACGACCTCTTTCCTTTAGTATGTCACTTCCTGGAAGTGAAATTCCTCATTGGTTCAACCATCAGAGTAAGGGATTCTCAGTGACTGTGCAGCTACCACAGAATTGGTTCGATGATAAGTTTTTGGGATTTGCTATATGCGGTGTTAGTAACTTCAAGGGTGCTCATAATGATGCATCCGATCTATCTGCTGTTTGTTTTTGTACCTTCAAAGGAAATCATGGTGAGTACAAGTTCAGTTTTCATTTGCTTGATTGGGGTTTCAGAACAAACAGATACCTCCAGTCGGATCACATGTTCATGGGATATGTGCCATGGTCACAATATCGCTTCAGTGATGAAGGGAAGCAGGGCAATGAACGCTACTACACTGAAGTCACATTTGAGATTGTGGTAGAAAATGGAGTCTATGCACATGATGATTACAGGACAGTAATACGACGACATTGCATCACAAGTTGCGGAGTGCGTTTGTTTCATGGTAATTATATGGGACTGCAAAATCTAAGCATCACTCAGCCTAATTCTCATCATGATGGCTGTGAAATCCCATTGGACACTgtgaggaagagaaagagagatataGCAGGGGTGACATTGCAGTGGGAGTGGCCTCCCGCAGAAGAGGTGTTCACTGAGCAAGAGCAAGAAGGATCCCCATCAAGGGAAGGGTCCCTGGCGGGGGAAGGGTCCTCCGCGGGCAAGAGGTCCTCGGCGGGGGAAGGGGTTCCTTCTATTCTTACTGCAGTAGCAACAGTAGAAAGTGGTGCCAATGA ACGTGATGGTCCAACTATCCCTAATCGTACTAACAGAAGAAGGCGCACAAATTTGCGAAATTCGGCAACGTGGATCCGAGATACAAATCAACTTATTGATGACGGCCATGCTTGGAGAAAGTATGGCCAAAAGGAGATACTTGGATCCAGATATCCCAG AAACTATTACAGATGCACTTATCGAATGGATCAAGGCTGTATGGCCACTAAGCACGTGCAACGCATCAGTGACGAGCCAGTATTATATAGAACTACTTACAGAGGAAATCACACATGCAGACCCGTCTCCAGCATACAGGACATAGAAGAGTTCTATTTCGCATATTAA
- the LOC133714184 gene encoding TMV resistance protein N-like isoform X2 produces the protein MAASSSSASVGRWNYDVFISFRGDDTRKNFVGHLYKALRQKAINTFIDSDELRTGNDPSELLEAIADSRLSVVVFSKHYASSKWCLKELVKIVECMKTMKQIVVPVFYELDASDIRKPKASFEQAFAEHTHVEEVQRWKSALVEASNLSGWDSINYEDDAKLIEKIVGDISKRLIRVSSSKDNVLVGMDKHIAEIDVLLCLGVDDVRGIGIFGMSGIGKTTIARAVYDEITCQFEHYCFLENVKDGFKNKGAVRMQEELLSRILKKKVCTLGNLNTGFKMVMERLNKKRVLLVLDDVENFAQIEALLGKQCSFGGGSRIIITTRDMQSLSGVQERYSPKFLSDDEDLELFMQYAFRSHQPAGEYDSLSRRAIEYAQGLPLALKVLGAFLDSKSECEWEDELEKLKKIPHIEIQGVLRTSFDGLDPLQKDIFLDIACFFRGMDKGYVTKVLESCGFYPHSGLRVLLDRALITISDDNRLEMHDLLQEIGWEIVRRQSIKEPGKRTRLWVFEDVNHVFTQNTATDAVEGIMLDLSRSKEDLCHPSDVCQQHLSGNFRFLSNELRILHWHGFPSKSLPSNFEPTNLVELDMHSSHIEQLWEGIKPLKKLTIINLSHSQYLKKIPDFTEATNMKKLILDGCSSLLEVHPSISALKNLVVMSLKGCKAVKNLPDSIYMKSLKTLDLSGCSNLKMFPEISGIMDDLSELYLNETAIEELPSSIEQLQGLVLLNMADCRSLVCLPDNICNLAYLTNLALSGCSKLNRLPENLGNLESLMVLEIERSGIKELPFSILHVNKLKRLSCDGCKEMMAPLSSWSSSIKGYYTYSGMLHLDLSDCNLMVLSDGIAHLSSLRTLELRRNNLESLPAAMNRLRCLSHLELEACKKLKSIPELSSSISYIDAHDCTALETVSTPKPRSSTNLCFTFSNCLQLIQTNLFRDIVETHSHYQGSYLRPLSFSMSLPGSEIPHWFNHQSKGFSVTVQLPQNWFDDKFLGFAICGVSNFKGAHNDASDLSAVCFCTFKGNHGEYKFSFHLLDWGFRTNRYLQSDHMFMGYVPWSQYRFSDEGKQGNERYYTEVTFEIVVENGVYAHDDYRTVIRRHCITSCGVRLFHGNYMGLQNLSITQPNSHHDGCEIPLDTVRKRKRDIAGVTLQWEWPPAEEVFTEQEQEGSPSREGSLAGEGSSAGKRSSAGEGVPSILTAVATVESGANERDGPTIPNRTNRRRRTNLRNSATWIRDTNQLIDDGHAWRKYGQKEILGSRYPRNYYRCTYRMDQGCMATKHVQRISDEPVLYRTTYRGNHTCRPVSSIQDIEEFYFAY, from the exons ATGGccgcttcttcttcctctgcatctGTCGGTCGTTGGAACTACGATGTCTTCATCAGTTTTAGAGGCGATGACACTCGCAAGAACTTTGTCGGCCATCTCTACAAAGCTCTCCGTCAGAAAGCAATCAACACCTTCATCGATTCCGACGAGCTTCGAACAGGAAACGACCCTTCAGAGCTTCTGGAAGCCATCGCCGACTCGAGGCTTTCCGTTGTGGTGTTCTCCAAACACTATGCTTCTTCCAAGTGGTGCCTCAAAGAGCTGGTCAAGATCGTGGAGTGCATGAAAACGATGAAGCAAATTGTGGTGCCCGTTTTCTACGAACTTGATGCTTCTGATATTCGGAAACCCAAAGCGAGTTTTGAGCAAGCTTTTGCTGAACATACGCATGTGGAAGAGGTGCAGAGGTGGAAGTCTGCTCTAGTTGAGGCCTCCAATTTATCTGGCTGGGATTCAATAAATTATGA GGATGACGCCAAGCTTATTGAGAAAATAGTCGGTGATATTTCTAAAAGATTGATCCGCGTCTCATCCAGTAAAGACAATGTTTTGGTTGGAATGGATAAACACATTGCAGAAATAGATGTACTATTGTGTCTTGGGGTGGATGATGTTCGTGGTATTGGAATATTCGGAATGTCTGGTATAGGTAAAACAACCATAGCTCGAGCTGTTTATGATGAAATCACTTGTCAGTTTGAACACTATTGCTTTCTTGAAAATGTCAAAGATGGTTTCAAGAATAAAGGTGCGGTACGTATGCAGGAAGAACTTCTATCTAGAATCCTGAAGAAAAAGGTGTGTACCTTAGGTAATTTGAATACAGGCTTCAAGATGGTTATGGAAAGGCTGAATAAGAAAAGAGTTTTGCTTGTGCTTGATGATGTGGAAAATTTTGCCCAAATTGAAGCCTTACTCGGAAAGCAATGTTCATTTGGTGGTGGAAGTAGAATAATTATAACAACTAGAGATATGCAATCACTAAGTGGAGTGCAGGAGAGATATAGTCCCAAATTTTTAAGTGATGATGAAGATCTTGAGCTTTTTATGCAGTATGCCTTCAGATCACACCAACCTGCGGGAGAGTACGATTCTCTCTCAAGGCGTGCCATAGAATATGCTCAAGGTCTGCCTTTAGCACTTAAAGTCTTGGGGGCTTTTCTTGATAGCAAAAGTGAATGCGAGTGGGAAGATGAGCtagaaaaattaaagaaaatccCACACATAGAAATTCAGGGTGTGCTTAGAACAAGCTTTGATGGACTAGATCCTTTACAAAAAGATATATTTCTAGATATTGCATGCTTCTTCAGAGGAATGGACAAAGGATATGTAACAAAAGTTCTGGAAAGTTGTGGCTTTTACCCCCATAGTGGATTACGAGTACTACTCGATAGAGCTCTCATCACGATCTCAGATGACAATAGGCTCGAAATGCATGATTTACTACAAGAAATAGGTTGGGAAATCGTCCGACGACAATCAATTAAAGAACCTGGGAAGCGCACTAGGTTGTGGGTTTTTGAAGATGTCAATCATGTGTTCACTCAAAATACG GCTACAGATGCAGTTGAGGGCATAATGCTTGACTTGTCAAGATCTAAAGAG GATTTATGTCATCCAAGTGATGTCTGTCAACAACATCTGAGTGGGAACTTCAGGTTTCTTTCTAATGAGTTGAGGATTCTCCACTGGCATGGATTCCCCTCAAAGTCTTTGCCGTCCAATTTTGAACCGACGAATCTTGTTGAACTTGACATGCATTCTAGTCACATTGAACAACTGTGGGAAGGAATCAAG CCTCTGAAAAAGTTGACAATTATTAATCTAAGTCACTCTCAATACCTTAAGAAAATCCCCGACTTCACTGAGGCGACAAATATGAAGAAACTAATTCTTGATGGTTGTTCAAGTTTATTGGAGGTTCATCCGTCAATTTCAGCTCTTAAAAACCTTGTTGTCATGAGTCTAAAAGGGTGCAAAGCAGTTAAGAATCTTCCGGATAGCATTTACATGAAATCTCTTAAAACCCTTGATCTTTCTGGCTGCTCAAATCTTAAGATGTTTCCAGAGATCTCAGGAATTATGGATGACCTATCGGAGCTTTATTTAAATGAGACTGCAATTGAAGAACTACCGTCATCGATTGAACAGCTTCAGGGGCTAGTGTTATTGAATATGGCAGACTGCAGAAGCCTTGTCTGTCTTCCAGACAATATCTGTAATTTGGCATACCTTACAAATCTCGCTCTCTCTGGGTGCTCAAAACTTAATCGTTTGCCTGAGAACTTGGGGAATTTAGAATCCTTGATGGTCCTTGAAATAGAAAGAAGTGGTATAAAAGAACTCCCTTTTTCGATCTTACATGTGAATAAGCTCAAAAGATTATCATGTGATGGATGTAAAGAAATGATGGCACCCCTTTCATCATGGTCATCATCAATCAAAGGATATTATACTTACTCTGGTATGCTACATCTTGATTTAAGTGACTGCAATCTGATGGTATTATCAGATGGTATTGCTCATTTGTCCTCATTAAGAACGTTAGAGCTGCGCAGAAACAACTTGGAGAGCTTACCTGCAGCAATGAATCGACTTCGTTGTTTATCACATCTTGAATTAGAAGCGTGCAAGAAACTGAAATCAATACCTGAGCTTTCATCAAGTATTAGTTACATAGATGCACATGATTGCACAGCTTTGGAAACAGTTTCAACACCAAAGCCTCGCTCTTCTACAAATCTCTGCTTCACATTTTCAAATTGTCTCCAGCTGATACAAACAAATCTATTCAGGGATATTGTGGAAACTCATTCACATTATCag ggTAGCTATCTACGACCTCTTTCCTTTAGTATGTCACTTCCTGGAAGTGAAATTCCTCATTGGTTCAACCATCAGAGTAAGGGATTCTCAGTGACTGTGCAGCTACCACAGAATTGGTTCGATGATAAGTTTTTGGGATTTGCTATATGCGGTGTTAGTAACTTCAAGGGTGCTCATAATGATGCATCCGATCTATCTGCTGTTTGTTTTTGTACCTTCAAAGGAAATCATGGTGAGTACAAGTTCAGTTTTCATTTGCTTGATTGGGGTTTCAGAACAAACAGATACCTCCAGTCGGATCACATGTTCATGGGATATGTGCCATGGTCACAATATCGCTTCAGTGATGAAGGGAAGCAGGGCAATGAACGCTACTACACTGAAGTCACATTTGAGATTGTGGTAGAAAATGGAGTCTATGCACATGATGATTACAGGACAGTAATACGACGACATTGCATCACAAGTTGCGGAGTGCGTTTGTTTCATGGTAATTATATGGGACTGCAAAATCTAAGCATCACTCAGCCTAATTCTCATCATGATGGCTGTGAAATCCCATTGGACACTgtgaggaagagaaagagagatataGCAGGGGTGACATTGCAGTGGGAGTGGCCTCCCGCAGAAGAGGTGTTCACTGAGCAAGAGCAAGAAGGATCCCCATCAAGGGAAGGGTCCCTGGCGGGGGAAGGGTCCTCCGCGGGCAAGAGGTCCTCGGCGGGGGAAGGGGTTCCTTCTATTCTTACTGCAGTAGCAACAGTAGAAAGTGGTGCCAATGA ACGTGATGGTCCAACTATCCCTAATCGTACTAACAGAAGAAGGCGCACAAATTTGCGAAATTCGGCAACGTGGATCCGAGATACAAATCAACTTATTGATGACGGCCATGCTTGGAGAAAGTATGGCCAAAAGGAGATACTTGGATCCAGATATCCCAG AAACTATTACAGATGCACTTATCGAATGGATCAAGGCTGTATGGCCACTAAGCACGTGCAACGCATCAGTGACGAGCCAGTATTATATAGAACTACTTACAGAGGAAATCACACATGCAGACCCGTCTCCAGCATACAGGACATAGAAGAGTTCTATTTCGCATATTAA